CCCAACAATTGGTCTGCCGGGAACGATCGACAACGATATCCCGGGTACAGATGCGACAATCGGATTCGACACAGCGCTCAACACGGCGCTTGACGCGATTGACAAAATCCGTGACACGGCGTCGTCGCATGAACGGACGTATGTCATTGAAGTGATGGGCCGTGACGCAGGTGATATCGCACTTTATGCCGGTCTTGCCGGTGGTGCCGAGTCAATCCTCGTCCCAGAACGTCCAGAAGACTTGAGTGCGATCGTGGAACGCATCAACCATGGTGTGGCTCGCGGTAAGAAACACTCGATCGTCGTCGTCGCTGAAGGCGCCGGCAGTGCGGAAGAGATCGGAAAAATGATCGCTGAGAAGACAAACTCAGAGACACGCGTGACGATTCTTGGACACATTCAACGTGGCGGTTCCCCAACTGCTGCGGACCGCGTGCTTGCGAGCCGCATGGGTGCTTACGCTGTCGAGATTTTACTCGAAGGCAAGGCAGGACGTGTCGTCGGCATTCGTGCCGGTAAGATGATGGATCTCGATATCGACGAAGCGCTCGATCACAACAAGCACACGCTCGATATGCAGTTGATCGATCTTTCGAACCAACTTTCGATTTAACGAGTGCCAGTGAACTCCACAGAGACGGGATCAGGTCGGTTGACCCCCCGTTTTCTGTGTGTAAATGTAATACATCCCCTAGGAGGTTTTTATTTATGCGTAGAACGAAAATTGTATGTACGATTGGACCAGCTTCAGAGAAACGTCTTCCGGAAATGATTGAAGCCGGTATGAACGTCGCCCGTCTCAACTTCTCACACGGTGACTATGAAGAGCACGGCGCACGTATCCGCGACATCCGCGAAGCAGCAAAAGCTGCCGGCAAAGTCGTGACGGTTCTTCTTGACACGAAAGGTCCTGAAATCCGTACACATACGTTTGAAGACGGAAAAGCACTCCTCGAAAAAGGCAAAGAAGTCATCATCGTCTCGACAGAAGAAATCGTCGGAACGAAAGATCGTTTCTCGGTCACGTACGAAGGTCTCTACGAAGACGTTGAAGTCGGGTCACGCATCATGCTCGATGACGGACTCATCGGTCTCCTTGTCGTTGAGAAGCTCCCGAACCGTGATCTTCGCTGCGTCATCGAAAACGAAGGCGTTATCAAGACGAAGAAAGGTGTCAACTTGCCTAACGTCAAGGTAAACCTTCCTGCCCTTACAGACAAAGACATCGCCGACATCGAGTTCGGGATTTCACAAGACATCGATGTCATCGCGGCATCGTTCGTCCGCCGTGCGTCTGACGTCGTTGAGATTCGTCAACTTCTTGAACGCAACAACGCGTCACACATCAAAATCTATCCGAAAATCGAGAACCAAGAAGGTGTCGACAATATCGACGAAATCTTGGCGATTTCTGACGGTTTGATGGTCGCTCGTGGTGACCTCGGAATCGAGATCCCAACGGAAGAAGTCACACCAGTTCAAAAAGAATTGATCAAGAAGTGTAACGACCTCGGGAAACCGGTCATCACGGCTACACAAATGCTTGATTCAATGCAACGCAACCCGCGTCCAACACGTGCGGAAGCATCTGACGTTGCCAACGCCATCCTCGATGGTACGGATGCGGTCATGCTTTCAGGTGAGACGGCAGCAGGGGACTACCCAATCGAGTCAGTTCAAATGCAAGCAGCAATCGCTGTTCGTACTGAGCAAATGCTCGACTACAAAAACTTGCTCAAAGATCGTCAGAAGCGCAGTGAGCACACGGTCACGGATGCAATCTCACAAGCGGTTGCCCACACGGCAATCAACTTGAACGCAAAAGCGATCTTGACACCGACACAATCAGGTTACACGGCTGCTCGTACAGCGAAGTATCGTCCAGAGGCGAACATCATCGCGGTCACAGAGTCAGAGCGTGTGGCACGTCAATTGAACCTCGTTTGGGGCGTGTACCCGATCGTCGCTGACACGATGCCGAACAACACGGATGAGATGTTGGTACAAGCTTCAGAAGCGGCTCGTCACGCTGGATTCGTCACAGATGGTGACCTCGTCGTCATCTCGGCAGGTATCCCGGCTGCGACTGCGGGTACGACAAACATGATGAAAGTTCATATCGTCGGTCACGCCCTCGCAAACGGACGCGGGATCGGTGAGCGCGGTCTCGTCGGTGAAGTCGTCATTGCGAACAATGCAGACGAAGCGAATGCGAAAGCGAAAGACGGCATGATCCTCGTCGCACCATTCACAGATAAAGAAATGATGCCAGCGATTGAAAAAGCGGCTGGAATCATCACTGAAGACGGCGGATTGACGAGCCATGCTGGTATCGTCGGGCCATCACTCCGTAAACCGGTCATCGTCGGTGTCGAATCAGCGACATCAACGTTCCGTGACGGACAGATGATTTCAATCGACCCACTTACTGGTAAAATCTACAACGCGTAATCGAATGCCAATCGAACCGACTCTCTCATGAGTCGGTTCTTTTTCCATTCAGAAAGAGAGTCTATGATGAGTGCGTATTTATTCTTATTGCTGCTCGTGTTGATCGGGGTTATCTCCCATAACCAGTCGGTCATCATCGCCAGCAGCGTCCTATTGATTATTAAAGCCGTTGGGTTCGGTGATCAATTGTTTCCGACGCTCGCCTCAAAAGGCATCCATTGGGGCGTGACGATTATCACGATTGCCGTGCTCGTCCCGATTGCGACCGGTGACATCGGGTTTAGGGAATTGTGGAATAGTATTAAAGGGCCGGTCGGCATCATCGCTTTCGGCTCAGGAATCTTCGTCGCGCTCGCCGCGGCCCAGGGCGTTCAACTGATGCGAATCGAACCAGTCGTGACGACGGCACTCCTCGCCGGTACCATCCTAGCCGTCGGTTTCATGAAAGGCGTGCCGGTTGGACCGCTGATTGGAGCCGGGATCGCCGCTTTGATTTTAGGTGGATTTAGCCTGTTAGAAAAATGGTTCTGACATTTTTTGACGGTTGGATACGCTTACATTTCTTTTTTTCAGTAAATTGTTTATACTAGATAAAGGACAGGGTGGAGCGAGCTCGAAACGGATTGGGGAAAGTGTTCGACTTCCCGCCCTTATTCCCTACACAACAGACTGTATGATGCGGTCGATCACTTTTAAAGACTGAGGGGGAGTTATTGATGTCAACGACAAAAGGATTAGAAGGAATTGTGGCAGCGGCCTCAAAAGTCAGTTCGATCATCGACGGACAATTGACTTACGGAGGATACACAATCGACGATTTGGCGGACCACGCCACTTTTGAAGAGGTTGTTTTCCTATTATGGAACGACCGTCTTCCAAAAGCAGATGAATTAACTGAGCTCTCTGAAGCGCTCGTGAAAGAAGCCAAATTACCAGAAGAAGTCATCGCGACGCTCGAACGGGCGCCGAAATCGGCCAATGCGATGGCGACGATTCGGACGGCCCTTTCACAGCTCGCGCTTTATGATGAAGAGGCTGAAGATATGAGTACAGAAGCGAACATGCGCAAAGCGATTCGTCTCCAAGCTCAAATTGCGACGATTGTAACGGCGTTCGCTCGTCTTCGTAAAGGCGAACAACCGGTTGCGCCGAAACCTGGCTTGTCGTATGCGGCCAATTTCCTATACATGTTGAACGGAGAAGAACCAAGTGAGGTAGCCGAGAAAACGATTGATAAGGCACTCATCCTTCACGCCGACCATGAATTGAACGCTTCGACGTTCACGGCCCGCGTCTGCGTTGCCACGTTGTCTGATATTTACTCAGGCGTGACGGCAGCGATGGGAGCGCTCAAAGGCCCGCTTCACGGCGGTGCGAATGAGGCGGTCATGAAAATGCTCCACGAGATTGGTTCGGTCGACAAAGTCGAAGACTACGTTCGCGGCAAGTTCGAGCGTCGTGAGAAAATCATGGGCTTCGGTCACCGTGTCTATAAGGACGGCGACCCGCGTGCGAAACATTTGAAAGAGATGAGCCGCCAACTGACGGCCCAAATCGGCGAGCCGGAATGGTACGAGATGTCTGAGAAGATCGATCACCTCGTCGAGACAGAGAAAGGATTGAAGCCGAACGTTGATTTCTATTCAGCATCGACTTATTATGCGCTCGGTCTCGATGAAGAGTTGTTCACACCGATTTTCGCCGTCTCACGCATGTCGGGCTGGATCGCCCACATTCTCGAACAGTATGCGGACAACCGCTTAATTCGTCCGCGCGCCGAGTACGTTGGCGAGACGAACCGGTCATACGTCCCGGTGAATGAGCGTTAATTGACGCGACACGAGAAGATCGAGTCACAATTTAGACATAAACTTTGGTAAACTAACAATTGACGTAGGTCGGCGTTCGCGTCGGCCTACATAAATGTACTTAGGGGGATTCATTATGTTGACACAAAACGAAAAAATCACAGTTGAAAACGGTGTATTAAACGTACCGAACGTACCGACGATTCCATTTATCATCGGTGACGGCACAGGACCAGACATCTGGAACGCATCGGTGCGCGTCTTTGATGCGGCTGTCGAAAAAGCATACGGCGGCGAGAAGAAAATCGAATGGATGGAAGTGTACGCTGGGGAGAAGGCCTTCAACCAAAAAGGCGAATGGCTTCCAAACGAGACACTTGATCAAATCCGTGAATATTTGTTTGCCATCAAAGGTCCATTGACGACACCGGTCGGCGGCGGAATTCGTTCACTCAACGTAGCACTCCGTCAAGAACTTGACTTGTACACGTGCTTGCGTCCGGTCCGTTACTTCACAGGCGTCCCATCACCGGTCAAGCGCCCAGAAGATACAGACATGGTCATTTTCCGTGAGAACACAGAAGATATCTACGCTGGGATTGAGTACGCGTCAGGCAGCGACGAAGTGAAAAAATTGATCTCATTCTTAAAAGAAGAGATGAACGTCAACAAAATCCGTTTCCCAGAAACGTCTGGAATCGGCATCAAACCGATCTCGTCTGAAGGAACAAAACGCCTTGTTCGCGCGGCTCTCGAGTACGCGATCGCGAACAACCGTAAATCGCTCACGCTCGTCCATAAAGGGAACATCATGAAGTTCACAGAAGGCGCCTTCAAAAA
This sequence is a window from Exiguobacterium mexicanum. Protein-coding genes within it:
- the pyk gene encoding pyruvate kinase, translated to MRRTKIVCTIGPASEKRLPEMIEAGMNVARLNFSHGDYEEHGARIRDIREAAKAAGKVVTVLLDTKGPEIRTHTFEDGKALLEKGKEVIIVSTEEIVGTKDRFSVTYEGLYEDVEVGSRIMLDDGLIGLLVVEKLPNRDLRCVIENEGVIKTKKGVNLPNVKVNLPALTDKDIADIEFGISQDIDVIAASFVRRASDVVEIRQLLERNNASHIKIYPKIENQEGVDNIDEILAISDGLMVARGDLGIEIPTEEVTPVQKELIKKCNDLGKPVITATQMLDSMQRNPRPTRAEASDVANAILDGTDAVMLSGETAAGDYPIESVQMQAAIAVRTEQMLDYKNLLKDRQKRSEHTVTDAISQAVAHTAINLNAKAILTPTQSGYTAARTAKYRPEANIIAVTESERVARQLNLVWGVYPIVADTMPNNTDEMLVQASEAARHAGFVTDGDLVVISAGIPAATAGTTNMMKVHIVGHALANGRGIGERGLVGEVVIANNADEANAKAKDGMILVAPFTDKEMMPAIEKAAGIITEDGGLTSHAGIVGPSLRKPVIVGVESATSTFRDGQMISIDPLTGKIYNA
- the icd gene encoding NADP-dependent isocitrate dehydrogenase, whose protein sequence is MTQNEKITVENGVLNVPNVPTIPFIIGDGTGPDIWNASVRVFDAAVEKAYGGEKKIEWMEVYAGEKAFNQKGEWLPNETLDQIREYLFAIKGPLTTPVGGGIRSLNVALRQELDLYTCLRPVRYFTGVPSPVKRPEDTDMVIFRENTEDIYAGIEYASGSDEVKKLISFLKEEMNVNKIRFPETSGIGIKPISSEGTKRLVRAALEYAIANNRKSLTLVHKGNIMKFTEGAFKNWGYELAEEEYGDKVFTWAQYDRIKEESGEAAANEAQSKAEAEGKIIVKDSIADIFLQQILTRPREFDVVATMNLNGDYISDALAAQVGGIGIAPGANINYVTGHAIFEATHGTAPKYAGLDKVNPSSVILSGEMMLRHMNWNEAADLIINSMEKTIASKVVTYDFARLMDGATEVKCSEFADELIKNM
- the citZ gene encoding citrate synthase translates to MSTTKGLEGIVAAASKVSSIIDGQLTYGGYTIDDLADHATFEEVVFLLWNDRLPKADELTELSEALVKEAKLPEEVIATLERAPKSANAMATIRTALSQLALYDEEAEDMSTEANMRKAIRLQAQIATIVTAFARLRKGEQPVAPKPGLSYAANFLYMLNGEEPSEVAEKTIDKALILHADHELNASTFTARVCVATLSDIYSGVTAAMGALKGPLHGGANEAVMKMLHEIGSVDKVEDYVRGKFERREKIMGFGHRVYKDGDPRAKHLKEMSRQLTAQIGEPEWYEMSEKIDHLVETEKGLKPNVDFYSASTYYALGLDEELFTPIFAVSRMSGWIAHILEQYADNRLIRPRAEYVGETNRSYVPVNER
- a CDS encoding DUF441 domain-containing protein is translated as MSAYLFLLLLVLIGVISHNQSVIIASSVLLIIKAVGFGDQLFPTLASKGIHWGVTIITIAVLVPIATGDIGFRELWNSIKGPVGIIAFGSGIFVALAAAQGVQLMRIEPVVTTALLAGTILAVGFMKGVPVGPLIGAGIAALILGGFSLLEKWF
- the pfkA gene encoding 6-phosphofructokinase, giving the protein MNLKRIAVLTSGGDAPGMNAAVRAVTRKAIFEGLEVYGVYNGYQGLIEGDLVELNLGSVGDIIQRGGTFLRSARCPEFRTEEGRAKAVEQLKKFDIDALVVIGGDGSYRGAQKLTELGFPTIGLPGTIDNDIPGTDATIGFDTALNTALDAIDKIRDTASSHERTYVIEVMGRDAGDIALYAGLAGGAESILVPERPEDLSAIVERINHGVARGKKHSIVVVAEGAGSAEEIGKMIAEKTNSETRVTILGHIQRGGSPTAADRVLASRMGAYAVEILLEGKAGRVVGIRAGKMMDLDIDEALDHNKHTLDMQLIDLSNQLSI